In Caproiciproducens sp. NJN-50, the following are encoded in one genomic region:
- the thiC gene encoding phosphomethylpyrimidine synthase ThiC, whose amino-acid sequence MKNVQTQMEAAKKGVVTKELRAVAAKEGMEPEKLLALVAAGHAVIPANAGHTALSPEGVGEGLATKINVNLGVSGDCKDYGTELQKAELAARFGAHAIMDLSNYGKTREFRQRLIAESPAMIGTVPVYDAVGYLEKDLLEITARDFLKVVEAHAREGVDFMTVHAGMNRRAVEAFRRQGRKMNIVSRGGSLLFAWMEMTGNENPFFEHYDELLDILREYDVTISLGDALRPGCLDDSTDAGQIAELIEIGDLTERAWKKDVQVLVEGPGHMAMNEIAANMALEKRLCHGAPFYVLGPLVTDIAPGYDHITAAVGGAIAAASGADFLCYVTPAEHLRLPDLDDVKEGIVASLIAAHAADLAKGIPHARERDSRMAQARRNMDWDEIFRLAIDGEKARRYFESTPPADRHTCSMCGKMCAVRTTNLILEGKKVTFCSEK is encoded by the coding sequence ATGAAGAATGTTCAGACTCAGATGGAAGCCGCGAAAAAGGGCGTTGTTACAAAAGAGCTGAGAGCGGTCGCCGCCAAAGAGGGGATGGAGCCGGAAAAGCTCCTTGCGCTGGTCGCGGCGGGCCACGCGGTGATCCCGGCGAACGCCGGCCACACGGCGCTTTCCCCGGAAGGGGTCGGCGAGGGCCTCGCGACGAAGATCAATGTGAACCTCGGCGTTTCCGGCGACTGCAAAGATTATGGGACAGAGCTTCAAAAAGCGGAGCTTGCGGCCCGGTTCGGCGCGCACGCGATCATGGATCTGAGCAATTATGGCAAAACCCGTGAGTTTCGGCAGAGGCTGATCGCCGAGTCTCCCGCGATGATCGGAACGGTCCCCGTGTACGACGCGGTCGGTTATCTGGAAAAGGACCTGCTGGAGATCACCGCCCGGGATTTTCTGAAAGTTGTTGAGGCGCACGCCAGAGAGGGCGTGGATTTTATGACGGTCCACGCCGGGATGAACCGCCGGGCGGTCGAAGCGTTCCGCCGGCAGGGGAGGAAAATGAACATCGTGTCCCGCGGCGGCTCGCTGCTGTTCGCGTGGATGGAGATGACCGGGAATGAAAATCCGTTTTTCGAACATTACGACGAACTGCTTGACATTCTGCGCGAATACGACGTGACAATCTCTCTCGGCGACGCCCTCAGGCCCGGCTGCCTGGACGACAGCACCGACGCCGGCCAGATCGCCGAGCTGATCGAGATCGGGGATCTGACCGAGCGCGCCTGGAAGAAGGACGTCCAGGTTCTGGTGGAGGGACCGGGACATATGGCGATGAATGAAATTGCTGCCAACATGGCGCTGGAGAAGCGCCTGTGCCACGGCGCGCCGTTTTACGTTTTGGGCCCTCTGGTGACGGACATTGCCCCCGGCTACGACCACATCACCGCGGCCGTCGGCGGAGCGATCGCAGCGGCGTCGGGCGCGGATTTCCTGTGCTATGTCACTCCGGCGGAGCACCTTCGCCTGCCGGACCTGGACGACGTGAAGGAGGGGATCGTCGCAAGCCTGATCGCGGCGCACGCGGCGGACCTTGCGAAAGGGATCCCGCACGCGCGTGAGCGCGACAGCAGGATGGCGCAGGCCCGCAGGAACATGGACTGGGACGAGATCTTCCGGCTCGCGATCGACGGAGAAAAGGCGCGGCGGTATTTTGAAAGCACGCCGCCCGCCGACCGCCACACCTGCTCCATGTGCGGAAAAATGTGCGCCGTCCGGACGACCAACCTGATCCTCGAAGGGAAAAAGGTTACGTTCTGTTCTGAAAAGTAA
- the thiM gene encoding hydroxyethylthiazole kinase encodes MNQITKDAAEVLSEVRRKSPLVHNITNYVTVNDCANALLAFGASPIMADDIGEAADIASISSALVLNIGTLNRRTVESMLAAGAKANELGIPVVLDPVGAGASALRNRAVRELLKRIRMTVLRGNLSELSFLAGIRSATKGVDASEADSGNDAVSVAVSVAEQYGCAAAVTGAVDVLSDGERTVKIRNGHPMLSSVTGTGCMTSALAGACAAVSHDPLAAAAAAVAAMGIAGELAYEAAGSAGTGGFHIAVIDALSRLDPALFEKRAKLDEA; translated from the coding sequence TTGAATCAAATCACAAAGGATGCGGCGGAGGTCCTCTCGGAGGTCCGCCGGAAGTCCCCGCTGGTCCACAATATTACCAACTATGTCACGGTGAACGACTGCGCCAACGCGCTGCTGGCATTTGGGGCTTCTCCGATCATGGCGGACGACATCGGGGAGGCGGCGGACATCGCTTCCATTTCATCGGCTTTGGTGCTCAACATCGGCACGCTGAACCGGCGCACCGTTGAATCCATGCTTGCCGCCGGCGCGAAAGCGAATGAGCTCGGAATTCCCGTCGTGCTCGATCCGGTCGGGGCCGGCGCCTCCGCTCTGAGAAACCGGGCCGTGCGGGAGCTTCTGAAACGGATTCGGATGACCGTCCTGCGGGGCAACCTCTCCGAACTGTCCTTCCTCGCGGGGATCCGGTCCGCGACCAAGGGCGTGGACGCGTCCGAGGCCGACAGCGGGAACGACGCCGTCTCGGTCGCCGTTTCGGTTGCGGAGCAATACGGCTGCGCCGCGGCGGTCACCGGGGCGGTGGACGTCCTGTCCGACGGAGAGCGGACGGTAAAGATCCGCAATGGACACCCGATGCTTTCCAGCGTAACGGGAACCGGCTGCATGACCTCCGCCCTGGCGGGAGCCTGCGCCGCCGTGAGCCACGACCCGCTTGCCGCGGCGGCGGCCGCGGTCGCCGCCATGGGCATTGCCGGGGAGCTCGCCTATGAAGCCGCCGGAAGCGCCGGGACGGGCGGCTTCCACATCGCGGTGATCGACGCTCTGAGCCGTCTGGACCCGGCGCTGTTTGAAAAGAGGGCGAAGCTCGATGAAGCCTGA
- the thiE gene encoding thiamine phosphate synthase, which translates to MKPEIDYTLYLCTDRRLMSADTLEEAVEQAIRGGCTLVQLREKDCSSLDFYRTALGVKRITDRCGIPLIINDRADIALAVGAAGVHAGQSDLPCAALRAMLGDDRVIGISAATVEEAVRAQRDGADYIGVGAMFATGTKTDAGLVSMETLAEIRRAAAIPIVVIGGIGPQNAGRFRGTGIDGLAVISAILTKPDIAAAARELRAQFRP; encoded by the coding sequence ATGAAGCCTGAGATCGACTATACCCTGTACTTATGCACGGACCGACGCCTCATGAGCGCCGATACGCTGGAGGAGGCGGTGGAACAGGCGATCCGGGGAGGCTGCACGCTGGTCCAGCTTCGGGAGAAAGACTGCTCCTCCCTTGATTTTTATCGCACGGCGCTCGGCGTCAAACGGATCACGGACCGCTGCGGAATCCCGCTCATCATCAACGACCGGGCGGATATCGCGCTCGCCGTTGGAGCGGCCGGCGTCCACGCGGGCCAGAGCGATCTGCCCTGCGCGGCGCTCCGTGCCATGCTGGGAGACGACAGGGTGATCGGGATTTCAGCCGCGACCGTGGAGGAAGCCGTCCGGGCGCAGCGGGACGGCGCGGACTACATTGGCGTGGGGGCAATGTTCGCGACGGGAACAAAGACGGACGCCGGGCTGGTGTCGATGGAAACGCTCGCGGAAATCCGTCGCGCCGCCGCGATCCCGATCGTGGTGATCGGCGGGATCGGCCCGCAGAACGCCGGGCGGTTCCGCGGCACGGGAATCGACGGCCTCGCGGTGATTTCCGCGATCCTGACGAAACCCGACATTGCCGCCGCCGCGAGGGAACTGCGCGCGCAGTTCCGTCCCTGA
- a CDS encoding MerR family transcriptional regulator, protein MEYTIQKLAKLSGISTRTLRYYDETGLLKPARLSPSGYRIYGGAQVGRLQQILFYRELGVGLKEIGKILDSPGFSAAEALRRHRELLLRQRARLDLLIRNVEKTLACEKGESSMTDSEKFEGFKENLVKQNERRYGKEIRKKYGTKAVERSSRKLLGMTQQEYGRFQDIERSLNETLLEAFQTGDPAGETAQKAAALHREWLSFTWETYTPEAHAALAQMYVDDPRFTAYYDRMRPGLAKFLRDTVKIYTDRQKNN, encoded by the coding sequence ATGGAATATACGATCCAAAAGCTGGCGAAACTCTCCGGCATCAGCACGCGCACTCTCCGGTATTACGACGAAACCGGCCTGCTGAAACCGGCACGGCTGAGTCCTTCCGGATACCGGATCTACGGCGGCGCCCAAGTGGGCCGTCTGCAGCAGATCCTTTTCTACCGGGAACTGGGCGTCGGCCTGAAGGAAATCGGGAAAATTCTCGATTCACCCGGATTCAGCGCCGCCGAAGCGCTCCGCCGCCATCGCGAGCTTCTCCTTCGGCAGCGGGCCCGCCTCGATCTTTTGATCCGCAATGTGGAAAAAACGCTCGCCTGCGAGAAAGGAGAATCATCCATGACCGACAGCGAAAAATTCGAAGGATTCAAAGAAAATCTGGTAAAACAGAACGAACGGCGCTACGGTAAGGAAATCCGCAAAAAGTACGGCACCAAGGCCGTCGAACGGAGCAGCCGCAAACTTCTCGGAATGACCCAACAGGAATACGGACGGTTCCAGGACATTGAGCGGTCGCTTAACGAAACGCTTCTCGAAGCGTTTCAGACGGGCGACCCGGCCGGAGAGACTGCCCAGAAGGCCGCCGCCCTGCACCGCGAATGGCTTTCCTTCACCTGGGAGACCTACACGCCGGAAGCCCACGCGGCGCTGGCGCAGATGTATGTGGACGATCCCCGGTTCACCGCTTATTACGACCGGATGCGGCCGGGGCTGGCAAAATTTCTGCGGGACACGGTAAAGATTTACACGGACCGCCAAAAGAACAACTGA